The following are from one region of the Mustela lutreola isolate mMusLut2 chromosome 9, mMusLut2.pri, whole genome shotgun sequence genome:
- the LOC131840464 gene encoding fumarylacetoacetate hydrolase domain-containing protein 2A, which yields MLVSCRRLLTTLLHAQKWPFQPSRSMRLVQFQAPHLTGPHLGLESGNGGGVINLNTFDSTLPKTMMEFLEQGEATLSVARRALTAQLPVLPRSEVTFLAPVTRPDKVVCVGMNYVDHCKEQNVPVPKEPIIFSKFASSIVGPYDEVILPPESQEVDWEVELAVVIGKKGKRIKATDAMAHVAGFTVAHDVSARDWQMRRNGKQWLLGKTFDTFCPLGPALVTKDSIADPHNLKICCRVNGEVVQSSNTNQMVFKTEELIAWISQFVTLYPGDVILTGTPPGVGVFRKPPVFLKKGDEVQCEIEELGIIINKVV from the exons ATGCTGGTCTCCTGTAGAAGGTTGCTCACAACTCTGCTGCACGCTCAGAAGTGGCCCTTTCAACCCTCCAGAAGTATGAGACTGGTGCAGTTTCAGGCACCCCACTTGACGGGACCTCACCTGGGCTTGGAGTCAGGGAATGGCGGGGGCGTCATCAACCTCAACACCTTTGACTCCACACTGCCCAAGACGATGATGGAGTTCCTAGAGCAGGGAGAGGCCACTCTCTCAGTGGCAAGAAG AGCCCTGACTGCCCAGTTGCCAGTCTTACCACGGTCAGAGGTGACCTTCCTGGCCCCAGTCACAAGGCCAGATAAGGTGGTGTGTGTGGGAATGAATTATGTGGACCACTGCAAAGAGCAGAACGTTCCAGTGCCGAAGGAGCCCATCATCTTCAGCAAGTTTGCCAGCTCCATTGTGGGGCCCTACGACGAGGTCATCCTCCCGCCAGAGAGCCAG GAGGTGGACTGGGAGGTAGAGCTGGCCGTAGTCATTGGAAAGAAAGGCAAGCGCATCAAG GCCACAGATGCCATGGCTCATGTGGCCGGCTTCACTGTGGCTCATGATGTAAGTGCTCGTGACTGGCAAATGAGACGCAATGGAAAACAGTGGCTGCTGGGAAAAACCTTTGACACCTTCTGCCCCCTGGGCCCTGCCTTGGTGACCAAGGACAGTATAGCAG ATCCACACAACTTAAAGATCTGCTGCCGAGTGAACGGGGAGGTGGTCCAGAGCAGCAATACCAACCAGATGGTGTTTAAGACGGAAGAGCTGATAGCCTGGATCTCCCA GTTCGTTACTCTTTACCCAGGGGATGTCATCCTGACTGGGACCCCCCCAGGTGTTGGTGTCTTCAGGAAACCTCCAGTCTTTCTCAAG AAAGGAGATGAAGTCCAGTGTGAAATTGAAGAACTAGGCATCATCATCAACAAGGTGGTGTGA
- the GPAT2 gene encoding glycerol-3-phosphate acyltransferase 2, mitochondrial isoform X3 — MKLEAVTPFLGKYRPFVGRCCQTCTPKSWESLFHRSIMDLGFCNVILVKEENTRFRGWLVRRLCYFLWSLEQHIPPCQDAPQKIMESTGVQNVISVRAPGGAGEGQVPGLVKKEVQHILGHIQAPFHPFLLRLFSWALLRFLNCVFLNVQLHKGQMKMVHKATQAQGLPLILLSTHKSLLDGILMPFVLLSQGLGVLRVVWDPRTCSPTLRALLKKLGGLFLPPEANLTLDSSEGVLARAVVHAAMEQLLVSRQPLLIFLEEPPGAQGPRLSALGQTWLGLVVQAVQMGVIPDAMLVPVAITYDLVPGAPCDVYHSLVPLGLWTGALAVLRSLWSWGHSPRVCVRVHLAQPFSLQEYTTNARSCWGSRQTLEQLLQPIVLGQCNVVPDTEKEQEWTPATGPLLALKEEDQLLVRRLSRHVLNASVTSSAVMSTAIMAALLLFKHQKGVFLSQLLGEFSWLTEETLLRGFDVGFSGQLRCLVQHTLSLLRAHVALLRVHQGDLLVVPRPGPGLTRLARLSAELLPAFLSEAVGACAVRGLLAGRVPPEGPWELQGIELLSQNELYRQILLLLHLLPQDLLLLQPCQSSYCYCQEVLDRLIQCGLLVAEETPGSRAACDTGRQRLSAKLLWKPSGDFTDSDSDDFEEAEGRYFRLSQQSRCPDFFLFLCRLLSPLLQAFAQAAAFLHQGQLPDTESGYTEQLLQFLQATAQEEGFFECADPNLAISAVWTFRDLGVLQQMPSPAGPMLYLSPTFTSRENQEKLEQFIRQFICS; from the exons ATGAAGCTGGAGGCTGTTACCCCATTCCTGGGGAAATATCGCCCCTTTGTGGGTCGCTGCTGCCAAACCTGCACTCCCAAGAGCTGG GAGTCCCTCTTCCACAGAAGCATAATGGATCTAGGCTTCTGCAATGTGATCCTGGTGAAGGAGGAGAACACCAG GTTTCGGGGCTGGCTGGTTCGGAGGCTCTGCTATTTCTTATGGTCACTGGAGCAGCACATACCACCCTGTCAGGATGCTCCACAGAAGATCATGGAAAGCACTGG GGTGCAGAATGTCATCTCAGTGAGGGctccaggaggggctggggaaggccaGGTACCAGGACTTGTGAAGAAAGAGGTACAGCACATCTTGGGCCATATCCAGGCTCCATTCCATCCCTTCCTGCTCAG GCTGTTCAGCTGGGCACTGCTGCGGTTCCTGAACTGTGTCTTCCTGAACGTGCAGCTCCACAAGGGTCAGATGAAGATGGTCCACAAGGCCACCCAGGCA CAGGGCTTGCCGCTTATCCTCCTCTCTACCCACAAGTCcctcctggatgggatcctgatGCCCTTTGTGCTGCTCTCCCAAGGCCTGGGTGTGCTCCGTGTGGTTTGGGACCCCCGCAcctgctcccccaccctcag AGCTCTGCTAAAGAAGCTTGGGGGGCTTTTCTTGCCCCCAGAGGCCAACCTCACCCTGGACAGCTCTGAGGGGGTCCTTGCAAGGGCTGTGGTCCATGCT gCTATGGAGCAGCTGTTGGTGAGCAGGCAGCCCTTGCTCATATTCCTGGAGGAACCCCCTGGGGCCCAGGGGCCTCGGCTGTCAGCCCTGGGCCAGACTTGGCTGGGACTGGTGGTCCAGGCTGTCCAGATGGGTGTCATCCCGGATGCCATGCTAGTGCCAGTGGCTATCACCTATGACCTGGTTCCAGGTGCACCCTGTGATGTATACCAC agCTTGGTCCCACTGGGGTTGTGGACAGGAGCTCTGGCTGTCCTGCGGAGCCTATGGAGCTGGGGCCACAGCCCCAGGGTGTGTGTCCGTGTGCACTTAGCCCAGCCCTTCTCCCTACAG GAATACACCACCAACGCCAGAAGCTGCTGGGGCAGCAGGCAGACCCTGGAGCAGCTGCTGCAGCCCATCGTGCTGGGCCAATG TAATGTTGTCCCAGACACTGAGAAGGAGCAGGAGTGGACTCCAGCGACTGGGCCCCTTCTGGCCCTTAAGGAAGAAGACCAGCTCCTGGTCAGGAGGTTGAGCCGTCATGTCCTGAATG ccAGTGTGACCAGCTCGGCAGTGATGAGCACAGCCATCATGGCGGCACTGCTGCTCTTTAAGCACCAGAAG GGTGTTTTCCTGTCTCAGCTCCTGGGGGAGTTCTCCTGGCTGACTGAGGAGACGCTACTGCGTGGCTTTGACGTGGGCTTCTCAGGGCAGCTGCGGTGCCTTGTGCAGCACACGCTGAGCCTACTTCGGGCACATGTGGCCCTGCTGCGCGTCCATCAGGGGGACTTGCTGGTGGTTCCTCGCCCAGGCCCAGGCCTCACACGTCTGGCACGCCTGAGCGCCGAGctgctgcctgcctttctgagTGAGGCTGTGGGTG CCTGTGCTGTTCGGGGGCTGCTGGCGGGCAGAGTGCCACCTGAGGGGCCCTGGGAGCTACAGGGCATTGAGCTGCTGAGCCAGAATGAGCTGTACCGCCAGATCCTGCTGCTGCTGCACTTGCTGCCCCAGgacctgctgctgctgcag CCCTGCCAATCTTCCTACTGCTACTGTCAGGAAGTGCTGGACCGTCTCATCCAGTGTGGGCTCCTGGTTGCTGAGGAG ACCCCAGGCTCCCGGGCAGCCTGTGACACAGGGCGGCAGCGTTTAAGTGCAAAGCTACTGTGGAAACCGAGTGGGGACTTTACTGATAGTGACAGTGATGACTTCGAGGAGGCTGAGGGCCGGTACTTCAGG CTCAGCCAGCAGTCACGCTGCCctgacttcttcctcttcctctgccgccTGCTTAGCCCACTGCTCcaggcctttgcacaggctgccGCCTTtctccaccagggacagctgCCAGATACGG aGTCCGGCTACACTGAGCAGCTCTTGCAATTCTTGCAAGCCACTGCCCAGGAAGAAGGGTTCTTTG agTGTGCAGACCCAAATCTTGCCATCAGTGCTGTCTGGACCTTCAGAGACCTGGGG GTGCTACAGCAGATGCCCAGCCCTGCAGGCCCCATGCTCTACCTGTCCCCTACATTCACTAGTCGGGAAAATCAGGAAAAGCTGGAACAGTTCATCCGGCAGTTCATCTGTAGCTAG
- the GPAT2 gene encoding glycerol-3-phosphate acyltransferase 2, mitochondrial isoform X1 produces MVTMLEARLQTQQRNSQETGLWSSGFGMKLEAVTPFLGKYRPFVGRCCQTCTPKSWESLFHRSIMDLGFCNVILVKEENTRFRGWLVRRLCYFLWSLEQHIPPCQDAPQKIMESTGVQNVISVRAPGGAGEGQVPGLVKKEVQHILGHIQAPFHPFLLRLFSWALLRFLNCVFLNVQLHKGQMKMVHKATQAQGLPLILLSTHKSLLDGILMPFVLLSQGLGVLRVVWDPRTCSPTLRALLKKLGGLFLPPEANLTLDSSEGVLARAVVHAAMEQLLVSRQPLLIFLEEPPGAQGPRLSALGQTWLGLVVQAVQMGVIPDAMLVPVAITYDLVPGAPCDVYHSLVPLGLWTGALAVLRSLWSWGHSPRVCVRVHLAQPFSLQEYTTNARSCWGSRQTLEQLLQPIVLGQCNVVPDTEKEQEWTPATGPLLALKEEDQLLVRRLSRHVLNASVTSSAVMSTAIMAALLLFKHQKGVFLSQLLGEFSWLTEETLLRGFDVGFSGQLRCLVQHTLSLLRAHVALLRVHQGDLLVVPRPGPGLTRLARLSAELLPAFLSEAVGACAVRGLLAGRVPPEGPWELQGIELLSQNELYRQILLLLHLLPQDLLLLQPCQSSYCYCQEVLDRLIQCGLLVAEETPGSRAACDTGRQRLSAKLLWKPSGDFTDSDSDDFEEAEGRYFRLSQQSRCPDFFLFLCRLLSPLLQAFAQAAAFLHQGQLPDTESGYTEQLLQFLQATAQEEGFFECADPNLAISAVWTFRDLGVLQQMPSPAGPMLYLSPTFTSRENQEKLEQFIRQFICS; encoded by the exons ATGGTTACCATGTTGGAAGCCagactccaaacccagcagagGAACAGCCAGGAG ACTGGCCTGTGGTCCTCAGGATTTGGGATGAAGCTGGAGGCTGTTACCCCATTCCTGGGGAAATATCGCCCCTTTGTGGGTCGCTGCTGCCAAACCTGCACTCCCAAGAGCTGG GAGTCCCTCTTCCACAGAAGCATAATGGATCTAGGCTTCTGCAATGTGATCCTGGTGAAGGAGGAGAACACCAG GTTTCGGGGCTGGCTGGTTCGGAGGCTCTGCTATTTCTTATGGTCACTGGAGCAGCACATACCACCCTGTCAGGATGCTCCACAGAAGATCATGGAAAGCACTGG GGTGCAGAATGTCATCTCAGTGAGGGctccaggaggggctggggaaggccaGGTACCAGGACTTGTGAAGAAAGAGGTACAGCACATCTTGGGCCATATCCAGGCTCCATTCCATCCCTTCCTGCTCAG GCTGTTCAGCTGGGCACTGCTGCGGTTCCTGAACTGTGTCTTCCTGAACGTGCAGCTCCACAAGGGTCAGATGAAGATGGTCCACAAGGCCACCCAGGCA CAGGGCTTGCCGCTTATCCTCCTCTCTACCCACAAGTCcctcctggatgggatcctgatGCCCTTTGTGCTGCTCTCCCAAGGCCTGGGTGTGCTCCGTGTGGTTTGGGACCCCCGCAcctgctcccccaccctcag AGCTCTGCTAAAGAAGCTTGGGGGGCTTTTCTTGCCCCCAGAGGCCAACCTCACCCTGGACAGCTCTGAGGGGGTCCTTGCAAGGGCTGTGGTCCATGCT gCTATGGAGCAGCTGTTGGTGAGCAGGCAGCCCTTGCTCATATTCCTGGAGGAACCCCCTGGGGCCCAGGGGCCTCGGCTGTCAGCCCTGGGCCAGACTTGGCTGGGACTGGTGGTCCAGGCTGTCCAGATGGGTGTCATCCCGGATGCCATGCTAGTGCCAGTGGCTATCACCTATGACCTGGTTCCAGGTGCACCCTGTGATGTATACCAC agCTTGGTCCCACTGGGGTTGTGGACAGGAGCTCTGGCTGTCCTGCGGAGCCTATGGAGCTGGGGCCACAGCCCCAGGGTGTGTGTCCGTGTGCACTTAGCCCAGCCCTTCTCCCTACAG GAATACACCACCAACGCCAGAAGCTGCTGGGGCAGCAGGCAGACCCTGGAGCAGCTGCTGCAGCCCATCGTGCTGGGCCAATG TAATGTTGTCCCAGACACTGAGAAGGAGCAGGAGTGGACTCCAGCGACTGGGCCCCTTCTGGCCCTTAAGGAAGAAGACCAGCTCCTGGTCAGGAGGTTGAGCCGTCATGTCCTGAATG ccAGTGTGACCAGCTCGGCAGTGATGAGCACAGCCATCATGGCGGCACTGCTGCTCTTTAAGCACCAGAAG GGTGTTTTCCTGTCTCAGCTCCTGGGGGAGTTCTCCTGGCTGACTGAGGAGACGCTACTGCGTGGCTTTGACGTGGGCTTCTCAGGGCAGCTGCGGTGCCTTGTGCAGCACACGCTGAGCCTACTTCGGGCACATGTGGCCCTGCTGCGCGTCCATCAGGGGGACTTGCTGGTGGTTCCTCGCCCAGGCCCAGGCCTCACACGTCTGGCACGCCTGAGCGCCGAGctgctgcctgcctttctgagTGAGGCTGTGGGTG CCTGTGCTGTTCGGGGGCTGCTGGCGGGCAGAGTGCCACCTGAGGGGCCCTGGGAGCTACAGGGCATTGAGCTGCTGAGCCAGAATGAGCTGTACCGCCAGATCCTGCTGCTGCTGCACTTGCTGCCCCAGgacctgctgctgctgcag CCCTGCCAATCTTCCTACTGCTACTGTCAGGAAGTGCTGGACCGTCTCATCCAGTGTGGGCTCCTGGTTGCTGAGGAG ACCCCAGGCTCCCGGGCAGCCTGTGACACAGGGCGGCAGCGTTTAAGTGCAAAGCTACTGTGGAAACCGAGTGGGGACTTTACTGATAGTGACAGTGATGACTTCGAGGAGGCTGAGGGCCGGTACTTCAGG CTCAGCCAGCAGTCACGCTGCCctgacttcttcctcttcctctgccgccTGCTTAGCCCACTGCTCcaggcctttgcacaggctgccGCCTTtctccaccagggacagctgCCAGATACGG aGTCCGGCTACACTGAGCAGCTCTTGCAATTCTTGCAAGCCACTGCCCAGGAAGAAGGGTTCTTTG agTGTGCAGACCCAAATCTTGCCATCAGTGCTGTCTGGACCTTCAGAGACCTGGGG GTGCTACAGCAGATGCCCAGCCCTGCAGGCCCCATGCTCTACCTGTCCCCTACATTCACTAGTCGGGAAAATCAGGAAAAGCTGGAACAGTTCATCCGGCAGTTCATCTGTAGCTAG
- the GPAT2 gene encoding glycerol-3-phosphate acyltransferase 2, mitochondrial isoform X2: MVTMLEARLQTQQRNSQETGLWSSGFGMKLEAVTPFLGKYRPFVGRCCQTCTPKSWESLFHRSIMDLGFCNVILVKEENTRFRGWLVRRLCYFLWSLEQHIPPCQDAPQKIMESTGVQNVISVRAPGGAGEGQVPGLVKKEVQHILGHIQAPFHPFLLRLFSWALLRFLNCVFLNVQLHKGQMKMVHKATQAGLPLILLSTHKSLLDGILMPFVLLSQGLGVLRVVWDPRTCSPTLRALLKKLGGLFLPPEANLTLDSSEGVLARAVVHAAMEQLLVSRQPLLIFLEEPPGAQGPRLSALGQTWLGLVVQAVQMGVIPDAMLVPVAITYDLVPGAPCDVYHSLVPLGLWTGALAVLRSLWSWGHSPRVCVRVHLAQPFSLQEYTTNARSCWGSRQTLEQLLQPIVLGQCNVVPDTEKEQEWTPATGPLLALKEEDQLLVRRLSRHVLNASVTSSAVMSTAIMAALLLFKHQKGVFLSQLLGEFSWLTEETLLRGFDVGFSGQLRCLVQHTLSLLRAHVALLRVHQGDLLVVPRPGPGLTRLARLSAELLPAFLSEAVGACAVRGLLAGRVPPEGPWELQGIELLSQNELYRQILLLLHLLPQDLLLLQPCQSSYCYCQEVLDRLIQCGLLVAEETPGSRAACDTGRQRLSAKLLWKPSGDFTDSDSDDFEEAEGRYFRLSQQSRCPDFFLFLCRLLSPLLQAFAQAAAFLHQGQLPDTESGYTEQLLQFLQATAQEEGFFECADPNLAISAVWTFRDLGVLQQMPSPAGPMLYLSPTFTSRENQEKLEQFIRQFICS; the protein is encoded by the exons ATGGTTACCATGTTGGAAGCCagactccaaacccagcagagGAACAGCCAGGAG ACTGGCCTGTGGTCCTCAGGATTTGGGATGAAGCTGGAGGCTGTTACCCCATTCCTGGGGAAATATCGCCCCTTTGTGGGTCGCTGCTGCCAAACCTGCACTCCCAAGAGCTGG GAGTCCCTCTTCCACAGAAGCATAATGGATCTAGGCTTCTGCAATGTGATCCTGGTGAAGGAGGAGAACACCAG GTTTCGGGGCTGGCTGGTTCGGAGGCTCTGCTATTTCTTATGGTCACTGGAGCAGCACATACCACCCTGTCAGGATGCTCCACAGAAGATCATGGAAAGCACTGG GGTGCAGAATGTCATCTCAGTGAGGGctccaggaggggctggggaaggccaGGTACCAGGACTTGTGAAGAAAGAGGTACAGCACATCTTGGGCCATATCCAGGCTCCATTCCATCCCTTCCTGCTCAG GCTGTTCAGCTGGGCACTGCTGCGGTTCCTGAACTGTGTCTTCCTGAACGTGCAGCTCCACAAGGGTCAGATGAAGATGGTCCACAAGGCCACCCAGGCA GGCTTGCCGCTTATCCTCCTCTCTACCCACAAGTCcctcctggatgggatcctgatGCCCTTTGTGCTGCTCTCCCAAGGCCTGGGTGTGCTCCGTGTGGTTTGGGACCCCCGCAcctgctcccccaccctcag AGCTCTGCTAAAGAAGCTTGGGGGGCTTTTCTTGCCCCCAGAGGCCAACCTCACCCTGGACAGCTCTGAGGGGGTCCTTGCAAGGGCTGTGGTCCATGCT gCTATGGAGCAGCTGTTGGTGAGCAGGCAGCCCTTGCTCATATTCCTGGAGGAACCCCCTGGGGCCCAGGGGCCTCGGCTGTCAGCCCTGGGCCAGACTTGGCTGGGACTGGTGGTCCAGGCTGTCCAGATGGGTGTCATCCCGGATGCCATGCTAGTGCCAGTGGCTATCACCTATGACCTGGTTCCAGGTGCACCCTGTGATGTATACCAC agCTTGGTCCCACTGGGGTTGTGGACAGGAGCTCTGGCTGTCCTGCGGAGCCTATGGAGCTGGGGCCACAGCCCCAGGGTGTGTGTCCGTGTGCACTTAGCCCAGCCCTTCTCCCTACAG GAATACACCACCAACGCCAGAAGCTGCTGGGGCAGCAGGCAGACCCTGGAGCAGCTGCTGCAGCCCATCGTGCTGGGCCAATG TAATGTTGTCCCAGACACTGAGAAGGAGCAGGAGTGGACTCCAGCGACTGGGCCCCTTCTGGCCCTTAAGGAAGAAGACCAGCTCCTGGTCAGGAGGTTGAGCCGTCATGTCCTGAATG ccAGTGTGACCAGCTCGGCAGTGATGAGCACAGCCATCATGGCGGCACTGCTGCTCTTTAAGCACCAGAAG GGTGTTTTCCTGTCTCAGCTCCTGGGGGAGTTCTCCTGGCTGACTGAGGAGACGCTACTGCGTGGCTTTGACGTGGGCTTCTCAGGGCAGCTGCGGTGCCTTGTGCAGCACACGCTGAGCCTACTTCGGGCACATGTGGCCCTGCTGCGCGTCCATCAGGGGGACTTGCTGGTGGTTCCTCGCCCAGGCCCAGGCCTCACACGTCTGGCACGCCTGAGCGCCGAGctgctgcctgcctttctgagTGAGGCTGTGGGTG CCTGTGCTGTTCGGGGGCTGCTGGCGGGCAGAGTGCCACCTGAGGGGCCCTGGGAGCTACAGGGCATTGAGCTGCTGAGCCAGAATGAGCTGTACCGCCAGATCCTGCTGCTGCTGCACTTGCTGCCCCAGgacctgctgctgctgcag CCCTGCCAATCTTCCTACTGCTACTGTCAGGAAGTGCTGGACCGTCTCATCCAGTGTGGGCTCCTGGTTGCTGAGGAG ACCCCAGGCTCCCGGGCAGCCTGTGACACAGGGCGGCAGCGTTTAAGTGCAAAGCTACTGTGGAAACCGAGTGGGGACTTTACTGATAGTGACAGTGATGACTTCGAGGAGGCTGAGGGCCGGTACTTCAGG CTCAGCCAGCAGTCACGCTGCCctgacttcttcctcttcctctgccgccTGCTTAGCCCACTGCTCcaggcctttgcacaggctgccGCCTTtctccaccagggacagctgCCAGATACGG aGTCCGGCTACACTGAGCAGCTCTTGCAATTCTTGCAAGCCACTGCCCAGGAAGAAGGGTTCTTTG agTGTGCAGACCCAAATCTTGCCATCAGTGCTGTCTGGACCTTCAGAGACCTGGGG GTGCTACAGCAGATGCCCAGCCCTGCAGGCCCCATGCTCTACCTGTCCCCTACATTCACTAGTCGGGAAAATCAGGAAAAGCTGGAACAGTTCATCCGGCAGTTCATCTGTAGCTAG